One genomic segment of Helianthus annuus cultivar XRQ/B chromosome 14, HanXRQr2.0-SUNRISE, whole genome shotgun sequence includes these proteins:
- the LOC110908377 gene encoding chaperone protein DnaJ — translation MACLCPSFFPSASTSSLPVVRITTASSRRRRLICAAATPDYYKLLKLPKNATLQEIKSSYRSLARKYHPDMNKSDGAEEKFKEISAAYEVLSDEEKRSLYDRYGEAGVRGEYDGSGAGSQEVDPFDVFGTFFGDSNGFFGGMNESGGNNFNFRSKGTRALNIWQDVYLSFEESIFGAKRDIEVSCFETCDRCGGTGAKSSNCIISCSRCKGRGAVVETQKTPFGVMSQVSSCSKCGGDGKIITEHCKYCGGKGEVKSLRRVKVVIPPGVYDEATMRMEGEGNVDKNRNRVGDLYLVLHVNQKQGIRREGLHLYSDIKIDYSQAILGTVIKVETVEGLKDLHVPSGVQPGETIKLSKMGVPDVNKPSVRGHHHFIVNVQIPKYISNEERQLVEKLAAIRNHTIYGGQDDKHKKDSSSHTSKRPTTSLWNSIWAILGRGQSEDRFASTSMCPLPVYLKYQSPNSPAMVLTAIVIIMTCMFNTTRNRKKP, via the exons ATGGCTTGTTTATGCCCCTCTTTCTTTCCCAGCGCCTCCACCTCTTCACTTCCAGTTGTCAGAATTACTACTGCATCTTCGCGCCGTCGGCGACTCATTTGCGCCGCTGCCACTCCTGACTACTACAAACTTCTTAAACTTCCTAAAAACGCTACTTTGCAGGAGATTAAATCCTCCTATCGATCTCTTGCTCGGAAG TATCATCCGGATATGAACAAGAGTGATGGGGCAGAAGAAAAGTTCAAAGAAATAAGTGCTGCATATGAG gtcttatctgatgaagagaaacgATCATTATATGATCGTTATGGCGAGGCTGGGGTACGAGGGGAATATGATGGATCAGGTGCTGGTTCTCAGGAG GTGGACCCGTTTGATGTGTTTGGCACCTTTTTTGGGGATTCAAATGGGTTTTTTGGCGGTATGAACGAGTCAGGAGGAAATAATTTCAATTTCAGAAGCAAGGGAACCCGTGCCCTCAACATTTG GCAAGATGTGTATTTGAGCTTTGAAGAGTCAATATTCGGAGCAAAACGGGACATTGAAGTCTCCTGCTTTGAGACATGTGATCGTTGTGGTGGAACAGGAGCTAAATCAAGCAATTGTATAATATCATGTAGCCGTTGTAAAGGTAGAGGAGCAGTGGTAGAAACTCAGAAAACACCATTTGGGGTCATGTCTCAG GTATCTAGTTGCTCAAAGTGCGGTGGTGATGGTAAGATTATAACCGAACACTGTAAGTACTGTGGAGGCAAAGGTGAAGTGAAGTCACTGAGACGTGTCAAAGTGGTGATCCCACCGGGCGTGTATGATGAAGCCACCATGCGAATGGAAGGAGAGGGTAATGTTGACAAAAACAG GAATAGAGTTGGTGATTTGTATTTAGTCCTTCACGTCAACCAAAAACAAGGAATACGAAGGGAGGGTCTTCATCTTTACTCAGATATTAAAATTGATTATTCACAGGCAATATTAGGTACTGTTATTAAG GTTGAAACGGTTGAAGGTCTAAAAGACCTTCATGTTCCTTCTGGGGTTCAGCCTGGAGAAACCATAAAACTTTCAAAAATGGGAGTTCCAGATGTCAATAAACCGTCTGTTAGAGGGCATCATCACTTTATTGTGAATGTCCAGATCCCAAAATATATCAG CAATGAGGAACGCCAATTGGTTGAAAAGTTGGCGGCGATACGAAATCACACAATTTATG GAGGACAGGATGATAAGCACAAAAAGGATTCTTCAAGCCACACCAGCAAAAGGCCTACTACATCTTTATGGAACTCGATCTGGGCCATATTAGG GCGCGGACAATCTGAGGATAGATTTGCTTCAACAAGCATGTGCCCCCTGCCGGTGTACCTGAAGTATCAGTCACCAAATTCTCCAGCCATGGTTCTTACCGCCATAGTTATTATCATGACATGTATGTTTAACACCACACGTAACAGAAAAAAACCTTAA
- the LOC110908378 gene encoding cucumber peeling cupredoxin, with protein sequence MKTVVVMVVVVLAAAANTKKVSGYKNYTVGDDLGWFDKLEKSTVDYQKWASSKTFSLGDFLIFNTDNNHTVVQTYNSTIYHLCDDSDAVGNDTILYASPDPSASAVHPVSVAVPLTRVGPNYFFSNDYDGEQCENGQRFSINVTQGQGLPPSLRTPTPGAPGPVSQESGDDTVPDTNVPANFDHPKDISDDDDDDDDNGKKKSNGMITQAWGGFSRILILLGLLYSCW encoded by the exons atgaagacggtggtggtgatggttgtggTTGTGCTAGCAGCAGCTGCAAACACAAAGAAAGTTTCAGGTTACAAGAACTACACCGTAGGAGACGATCTGGGCTGGTTTGACAAACTCGAAAAGTCAACCGTCGATTATCAAAAATGGGCTTCTTCCAAAACCTTCTCTCTCGGTGATTTCCTCA TTTTCAACACCGACAACAATCACACAGTTGTGCAAACATACAATTCCACCATCTACCACCTCTGCGATGACAGTGATGCTGTTGGTAACGACACCATCCTATACGCATCACCCGACCCATCCGCCTCTGCAGTCCACCCGGTCTCTGTAGCCGTCCCGCTCACCAGGGTCGGTCCCAACTATTTCTTCTCCAATGATTACGATGGTGAGCAATGCGAAAACGGGCAACGCTTCAGTATCAATGTGACCCAAGGGCAGGGGTTGCCACCAAGTTTAAGGACTCCAACGCCTGGAGCCCCTGGTCCGGTCAGTCAAGAGTCTGGTGACGATACAGTGCCCGACACAAACGTCCCGGCTAACTTTGATCACCCTAAAGATATcagtgatgatgatgacgatgatgatgataacGGCAAGAAGAAATCAAATGGCATGATTACACAAGCGTGGGGCGGATTTAGCAGGATTTTGATTCTGTTGGGATTGCTATACAGCTGCTGGTag